Part of the bacterium genome is shown below.
CTACTTCCCGCCGCTGAACAGCTGCCGCATCATCGCCGGGCCGTTCTCCCAGAAGATCAGCGCCACGCCCATCAAGGCGCCGCCGGCGATCACCCCCGAGGCCACCGGGAAGATGAACTCCTCCGCGTTGTCCTTGTTGCGCTTGGCCCAGATCCAGGCGATCAGCGCGCCGAGCAGGAAGGTGGTGCCGTAGAACCAGTGGAAGGTCCAGGCCAGGCCGATGCCCGCCGCCGACGGAATGAACTGCGCCTTCTTCGGGAAGGCCTTCGCGAGCAGCGGCAAGATGATGCCGACCAGCCCGCCCACCACGATCGCCCACACCTTCATCGGATGCAGCGTGTGGAGCCCCAAGGCCATGGCCTCGGCCACGCCCTTCCAGGTTTGCGCCGCCGGCGCGGGGAACTGGTTCGTGCCCAGCACCGAGGCGT
Proteins encoded:
- a CDS encoding OPT family oligopeptide transporter, with the protein product KNMNVNLMSANITAACAGSSADLLTDLKSGYMLGAHPRKQFIAQFSGIFIGTVVTVFSFSILVPDASVLGTNQFPAPAAQTWKGVAEAMALGLHTLHPMKVWAIVVGGLVGIILPLLAKAFPKKAQFIPSAAGIGLAWTFHWFYGTTFLLGALIAWIWAKRNKDNAEEFIFPVASGVIAGGALMGVALIFWENGPAMMRQLFSGGK